GCGGTTATGGCCTCCGCCAGAACATGACGGCCATCGCGGAAAGCATCCCCGGACCCATTACCGAGGCTGTCTTAAAGATGGCCAGAGAGAACGGCCTCTTGATTCTGGCCGGCTTGGCCGAAAGAGGATCAGAAGGGGAAATCTTTATCAGCCATTTCGCCGCCAGCCCGGAGGGATTACTGGGTGTTTATCGTAAGCTCCATTTAGGTCCACCGGAAGAAGGGATTTACCGACCTGGGCAGGCCTGGCCCATTTTTCAATACCAAAGATGTGCTTTTGGTATCGAACTCTGCTTCGATGCCCATTTTCCCGAGCTCAGCACGATGCTGGCGTTAAAGGGAGCAGAGATTATTTTTATTCCTCATGCTTCCCCGCGGGAATCATCCGAAGAAAAAAAAGAACGCTGGCTTCGTTACCTGGCTGCGCGAGCTTATGACAACAGCGTCTTTATTGTCGCCTGTAATCAAACGGGAGAAACGGAGTCAGGTTTGGCTTTCACGGGGACGGCCCTCGTTTTAAATCCCCGGGGGGAATTGATAGCGGCGAACGGCGGCGGAGAAGAGGGAATCATCACGGCCGATCTGAAAGAAATTGTTTTAAGGAAAGTGAGGGAGAATCCCCAAGGATTCTTTTTAAACCGGCGCCGCCCGTCGCTTTATAAGGAGTTGGCAGTTTAGCCAAAAAGAATTCAGAAGTCAGAAACTGGGTAGGCGCAATTCATTCTCCTGATTTCTGAATTCAATTGTATAGGAAATTCCTTTTTGGACACGGATGTACACAGAAAATCGCTTAGCGCTATGCGCATAGCGTCTTTTTTGTTTCTGCGGTTATCTGCGTAAATCTGCGTCCTATTAAATTTAATAGTTTCAATTATCAATACCAAAAGGAGGAGGATGAAAGAATGCCCACAGTTGAGTTAGCAGGAAAATCTTACGATGTCGATGAGGATGGTTTCCTCCAAGAATTAGACAAATGGAATGAGAATTTCGCCCTGGCGTACGCCAAGGAAGAAGGAA
This portion of the Deltaproteobacteria bacterium genome encodes:
- a CDS encoding nitrilase-related carbon-nitrogen hydrolase → MEDVKVAAVVMQSALGKKEENLAHMESFVCRAADQGVQIICFPEMNISGYGLRQNMTAIAESIPGPITEAVLKMARENGLLILAGLAERGSEGEIFISHFAASPEGLLGVYRKLHLGPPEEGIYRPGQAWPIFQYQRCAFGIELCFDAHFPELSTMLALKGAEIIFIPHASPRESSEEKKERWLRYLAARAYDNSVFIVACNQTGETESGLAFTGTALVLNPRGELIAANGGGEEGIITADLKEIVLRKVRENPQGFFLNRRRPSLYKELAV